One genomic window of Quercus lobata isolate SW786 chromosome 9, ValleyOak3.0 Primary Assembly, whole genome shotgun sequence includes the following:
- the LOC115961776 gene encoding uncharacterized protein LOC115961776, whose amino-acid sequence MTYDVVTPKLYDIDAKLNMPNVSLNSQHLATSIQDSINASFSVVNKTIYVETSMFLDFPTMGDLVIFLAT is encoded by the exons ATGACATATGATGTTGTTACACCTAAACTTTATGACATAGACGCAAAACTCAATATGCCAAATGTATCCCTTAATTCTCAACATCTAGCCACTTCCATTCAA GATAGTATAAACGCAAGCTTTTCAGTAGTTAATAAGACAATATACGTAGAAACTTCtatgtttttggattttccAACCATGGGAGACTTGGTTATTTTCTTGGCAACTTAA